A segment of the Syntrophales bacterium genome:
ACGTTGATGCACCCGTAAAAAGTCCATCAACCATCTGTTTTTAAATTTTCCGTTAATTTACGCAGATGGTCATGACTGATCTTAACAAACTTCACTCCCATCCCAACGGGTCGCATCCTGGGATCTCCAGTAACGAGTCTATTCCAGGAAACTTCGCACTCGATTTCCAGTGCTTCCAGATCATTTGGCAGGAAAAGATTTAACATAAAACGTTCACCTTGTAACAGGGGCTCTTCCGTATCCATAAAGAGTCCTCCTGAGCTGACATTTCCAGAATATGCCTTGACCAGCTCTTCTTTGCTTTTAAATTGAAGCTCCAGAACTTTATATACACGTTGATCCTGCCGGCGTAATATTGTTTCAGCTGCAATTCTGGTCGTTTTTTCAAGCCTTAAAGACAACGTCCTCAGTATAGTCTGAAAATCACTCGAAAGCTTGTTGAATTCCGCATCCAGAAATCTTCGGTCCAGGATCCCAACGGTTGTTTCACCCACTGCCTTGACCGTAGCGATTCGCGGTACTTTCGCAATATAACCCAGTTCTCCGAAGACCTCTCCTTCCTTAAGCGTCTCGATAACCACCTCTTTATCCCCGACTTTTTTTAAGATCTCGACCGATCCGGACTCAACGACATAGATCCAGTCCCCGTGACTGCCCTCTTCAACAATGATCTGTCCGTCCTGATACGTTTCTTCCGCCGTCGTTATATACATGGCAATGTTCCTTCCTTCCGCACAAAACATTAGTTTAATGTTCAAATTAACACTTGGAGAATAGGGAAATATTTGTTAAATTTCAAGATAATTCTGTTATGCAAGAAATTCCGAACAGAGAAGCTCTCTTTAATAGCCATAGGAGGTAAGATGAATATGCAAAATATCCCTTTTACAATTCTGGCCATGACGCCCGTCAGTCCGGTGTCCGATGTTTACAACAAATCGCACCTGACCAGTCTGGATATGTTTACCCTCAATGAAGCCATGGAAAACATTGACCCACGTCTTTTCGTGCCTGTACCCCAAGAATTGTGTCCCGAGGGTGCACTGACCATTCGCCTGAAAAGCATCAAGGATTTCAAGCCGGATTCATTGATCAAAAACAACGAGTACCTCAAGAATGTTTATGAAGCCGGCTCTTTCATCGAGCAGGCCGTATCCGATGGACTCTCTGCCCCGACTATAGCTGAGAGGCTTAAAGCAGACTGGCCATTCTTGCCTTTTGATATAGATGCAGGCACTCCCCATAAGCCCCCCGTGAAACAGACCGGCATGGTTGATAATATTTTGAACATGGTGGCCACACCGGACAGCCCTGACTCATCGACTACGGATACCGGCAGACCACATCAATGGAAGGCACGGATTGACAGTCTGCTCGCTTCTCTTCTCGAATCCATCTTCAACAATGAAGATTTTAGAACCTGTGAAGCCGCATGGCGCGGCATTGAACTCCTGTTAAAACAAGGCCAGGTAAAAGAAGGTGAAGGCGTGCGGCTGAAAATAATGCCGATCAATCCGAAGAACCTTGAAAGTGTGCTGGAAAAAATAATCGATGAGTTGGTAACCGATTTGCCCAATCTTGTACTCATTGACCTGCCGTTCGACAGTTTCCCTAAAAGCACAGACCTTCTTAAAAAAGTAGCTGTGTTTGCGGATACCATGCTTGTACCGACACTGTGCTGGATCGACGCCCGGTTTTTTCATCTGAATAACTGGAGCGATCTCAAAAAAGTGTCCTATCTCAAACATTATCTTGAGGATGCATCCTATGCAAAATGGAGAAAGTTGAAAGAGCTGCCCGGCGCCGATTGGCTCAGCTTCACCTGTAACCGGTTTCTGACCCGTTCCCCGTACGGCCCCAACAATAAACCAGGCACCGTTTTTTTTCAGGAAAAGGATCCTCTATGGATCAGTCCGATCTGGGCATTGGGGGCCCTGACTGCCCAAAGTATAGCTACTTTCGGCTGGCCATGCCGTTTTACCGACTATACGAGTATCAGCCTGAAAGATTTAGCTGTCATCGACTCCGGCAATACCCTGCCCTCGCCCACGGAAATGGTCCTGTCCGAAGATCGGCTTATGGAGTTCATTGAAATCGGGATTACGCCTCTGCAGGGCGTCGCGGGAAAAGATATGGCATTTACACCGAGGGAAACAACCCTGGGCGGCGGATCTCTGAAATATCAACTTTTCACATCACGGATTTTGACATTTCTCTGGTGGTACCGGGACAACGTGGATGAAGAAAAAATGAGCGACGATCTGTGTACAAGCATCAAAGATGCACTCAGGTTGTTCTGGCAAGAGACCGGACATTCCCCTCCTGAGGATCTCGAAATTACGGCCGAGGAGACGGCAGAATGTAAACCGGTAAATATCAGAATAGGAATGACACCGCCCGCGTCTATTCTGCCCGGGGGGCAAAGACTGGAAATGACTTTTCTCTGGTAAATATGTGAAGCTCTTTCAAGGAGAATACCATGAAAATACTTGCTATTAATTCAAGCCCTCGGGGCGAGCGTCAGAGCAAAACGGCGCTTATGCTGGATCATCTCGTTTCTGGCATGCGCGACGCCGGTGCCGAAGTAAAGGTAGTAAATCTGCGCTCCAGGAAAATTCAAAACTGTATCGGCTGCTTCACCTGCTGGACAAAAACACCCGGCATCTGTATTCACAAAGATGATATGACCAACGAACTCTATCCGGAATGGTTAGAATCCGATTTGGTCGTCTATGCCTCGCCGCTTTACCATTTTACGGTGAACGCCTCAATGAAAGCCTTTATTGAGCGTACCCTCCCCCATGTACAACCTTTCTTTGAAGAACGCGATGGCAGAACTATTCATCCGCCGCGCAGCCCTCATCCAAAGGTCGTCATGCTCTCTGTAGCAGGATTTCCGGAGAAAAAGGTTTTCGAACAACTCTCAGTCTGGGTACAGTTTATTTTCGGAAGCCACGGCACACTCATAGCAGAGATATATCGACCTCTCGCGGAGGCATTGCCGCTCCCCTTTTGCAAAGATAAACG
Coding sequences within it:
- a CDS encoding cyclic nucleotide-binding domain-containing protein, which encodes MNIKLMFCAEGRNIAMYITTAEETYQDGQIIVEEGSHGDWIYVVESGSVEILKKVGDKEVVIETLKEGEVFGELGYIAKVPRIATVKAVGETTVGILDRRFLDAEFNKLSSDFQTILRTLSLRLEKTTRIAAETILRRQDQRVYKVLELQFKSKEELVKAYSGNVSSGGLFMDTEEPLLQGERFMLNLFLPNDLEALEIECEVSWNRLVTGDPRMRPVGMGVKFVKISHDHLRKLTENLKTDG
- a CDS encoding NAD(P)H-dependent oxidoreductase, translating into MKILAINSSPRGERQSKTALMLDHLVSGMRDAGAEVKVVNLRSRKIQNCIGCFTCWTKTPGICIHKDDMTNELYPEWLESDLVVYASPLYHFTVNASMKAFIERTLPHVQPFFEERDGRTIHPPRSPHPKVVMLSVAGFPEKKVFEQLSVWVQFIFGSHGTLIAEIYRPLAEALPLPFCKDKRDDILDATAQAGREIVESLRVTPETMTRITQPIVDDSETFFTMGNLMWKTCIAEGITPMEFDQKGLMPRPDSIESFMIILPMGFNAGAADDMEAVIQFSFSGDVEGACHFIIETGGISAHKGEAENPTITIETPFDLWMDIMTKKADGQEMFAKQKFKVKGNLLLLMRMNQLFG
- a CDS encoding type VI secretion system contractile sheath large subunit; the encoded protein is MLNFKIILLCKKFRTEKLSLIAIGGKMNMQNIPFTILAMTPVSPVSDVYNKSHLTSLDMFTLNEAMENIDPRLFVPVPQELCPEGALTIRLKSIKDFKPDSLIKNNEYLKNVYEAGSFIEQAVSDGLSAPTIAERLKADWPFLPFDIDAGTPHKPPVKQTGMVDNILNMVATPDSPDSSTTDTGRPHQWKARIDSLLASLLESIFNNEDFRTCEAAWRGIELLLKQGQVKEGEGVRLKIMPINPKNLESVLEKIIDELVTDLPNLVLIDLPFDSFPKSTDLLKKVAVFADTMLVPTLCWIDARFFHLNNWSDLKKVSYLKHYLEDASYAKWRKLKELPGADWLSFTCNRFLTRSPYGPNNKPGTVFFQEKDPLWISPIWALGALTAQSIATFGWPCRFTDYTSISLKDLAVIDSGNTLPSPTEMVLSEDRLMEFIEIGITPLQGVAGKDMAFTPRETTLGGGSLKYQLFTSRILTFLWWYRDNVDEEKMSDDLCTSIKDALRLFWQETGHSPPEDLEITAEETAECKPVNIRIGMTPPASILPGGQRLEMTFLW